The Acidobacteriota bacterium genomic sequence TCTGCTCGGAACCGAATGTCAAGGCATGCGGGAATGAGAGGTCAAATATTCGACACGGGGAGTCACGCTCGGCCACCGCCCATGGATGGATTTTGTTGGGGTTGGGCAGGTGGCATTCCGAATGCACGAGATCGAATATTCTTCGTTGGAGAAGGGTTGACCGTGTGTCATGAGCAGCGCTGATATTCACCGGGAACTTCCGCCGGGTTTCGAGGATCGCGATCTTGTGCGGCCCGCGCGCTGGGAGTTGTTGCACGAGGCGAGGATTGTCTTCGAGCGTTTGGCCCTCGTCGCCACTCTCGGACGTATTCGAGCTGCCGTGCCGCACGGTCACGGTGAGCCTGTGATGGTTGTCCCGGGTTTTGCAACCGACGACCGATGGACGACGCGCCTGCGCGGTTTTCTTGTTTCGATCGGCTATCGGGTCTCCGGGTGGGGACTTGGTCGTAACCGTGGCAACGTGCCGAAGCTGATTCCTGCGGTGATCGAGCAGGCCGAGCGCCTTTATGAACGCGAAGGACTGCCGATTCGTCTAATCGGCTGGAGCCTCGGGGGGTATCTGGCCCGCGAGGCGGCGAGGGAACGACCAGAGGTGGTCGAACGCGTGATCACTCTCGGCGCGCCGGTGATCGGTGGGCCGGCCTACACTGCCTCAGCGCCGATGTACGTGCGGCGAGGCTACAGTCTCGAGGATATCGCCGCGACCGTGGTCGAGC encodes the following:
- a CDS encoding alpha/beta hydrolase; protein product: MSSADIHRELPPGFEDRDLVRPARWELLHEARIVFERLALVATLGRIRAAVPHGHGEPVMVVPGFATDDRWTTRLRGFLVSIGYRVSGWGLGRNRGNVPKLIPAVIEQAERLYEREGLPIRLIGWSLGGYLAREAARERPEVVERVITLGAPVIGGPAYTASAPMYVRRGYSLEDIAATVVEREKIPIEVPILAVYSRSDGVVAWRACIDRFDSPNVEHLEVRSSHLGMVNSPRVFRLVADLLARPQHQS